The following proteins are co-located in the Aggregicoccus sp. 17bor-14 genome:
- the corA gene encoding magnesium/cobalt transporter CorA: MIRVHLLQPDGTVRSGGRELMEEEGATWVDVEAPSELELKELGVLFELHKLEIEDCLQRDQRPKLEPYPGHLFFVLHAFRSTGPDICELEPQEMHFFLGQDWLLTVHEEPSAAVEEAQRRLVADTKGTFAKGVDRLAYLVADALVDSNFPLLEAFSDELETLEAAIFEAPDPSHQQRIFELKRTLVLLRRILVPQRDVVSLLARGDQPHVSERTCLYFRDVADHLTRVQEQLEADSNLVANVRDGYLAMMANRTAEVSKQLTIMATVFLPLSFIVGFFGQNFPELQTPFYFWLMLATMVLVPALLLVWFRHKRWL, encoded by the coding sequence ATGATCCGCGTGCACCTGCTCCAGCCCGATGGCACCGTCCGCTCCGGCGGCCGCGAGCTCATGGAGGAGGAGGGGGCCACGTGGGTGGACGTGGAGGCTCCGAGCGAGCTGGAGCTCAAGGAGCTGGGGGTGCTCTTCGAGCTGCACAAGCTCGAGATCGAGGACTGCCTCCAGCGCGACCAGCGCCCGAAGCTCGAGCCCTACCCCGGCCACCTCTTCTTCGTGCTGCACGCCTTCCGCTCCACGGGGCCGGACATCTGCGAGCTGGAGCCGCAGGAGATGCACTTCTTCCTCGGGCAGGACTGGCTCCTCACGGTGCACGAGGAGCCGAGCGCGGCGGTGGAGGAGGCACAGCGGCGGCTCGTGGCGGACACGAAGGGCACCTTCGCCAAGGGGGTGGACCGGCTGGCCTACCTGGTGGCGGACGCGCTGGTGGACAGCAACTTCCCGCTGCTCGAGGCCTTCAGCGACGAGCTGGAGACGCTGGAGGCCGCCATCTTCGAGGCCCCGGACCCCTCGCACCAGCAGCGCATCTTCGAGCTCAAGCGCACGCTGGTGCTGCTGCGGCGCATCCTCGTCCCGCAGCGCGACGTGGTGAGCCTGCTCGCGCGCGGAGACCAGCCCCACGTGAGCGAGCGCACCTGCCTGTACTTCCGCGACGTGGCGGACCACCTCACGCGGGTGCAGGAGCAGCTGGAGGCGGACAGCAACCTGGTGGCCAACGTGCGCGACGGCTACCTGGCGATGATGGCCAACCGCACCGCCGAGGTGAGCAAGCAGCTCACCATCATGGCCACGGTGTTCCTGCCGCTCTCCTTCATCGTGGGCTTCTTCGGGCAGAACTTCCCCGAGCTGCAGACCCCCTTCTACTTCTGGCTCATGCTGGCCACCATGGTGTTGGTGCCGGCGCTGCTGCTGGTCTGGTTCCGGCACAAGCGCTGGCTCTGA